A section of the Telopea speciosissima isolate NSW1024214 ecotype Mountain lineage chromosome 3, Tspe_v1, whole genome shotgun sequence genome encodes:
- the LOC122654227 gene encoding probable 3-hydroxyisobutyrate dehydrogenase-like 1, mitochondrial, giving the protein MAAATTPMEPISPANTRVGWIGTGVMGRSMCSHLIKAGYSLTVFNRTQSKTQPLLDMGARYAPSPVELASQSDVVFSIVGYPSDVRSVLIGSSGALQGLRPGGILVDMTTSDPSLAVEISDAASSKGCVSVDAPVSGGDRGAKAGTLAIFAGGDESLVRSLKPLFDCMGKVNYMGGPGKGQFAKLANQITIASTMMGLVEGMMYAHKAGLDVGLYLDAISTGAAGSKSLDLYGSRILKRDFEAGFFVNHFVKDLGICLRECQNMGLALPGLALAQQLYLSLQAHGEGSLGTQALILALERLNNVSLQSSI; this is encoded by the coding sequence ATGGCCGCCGCCACTACCCCCATGGAGCCTATCAGTCCGGCCAACACACGTGTGGGTTGGATCGGAACGGGAGTGATGGGGCGATCCATGTGCTCTCACCTCATAAAGGCCGGCTACTCCCTTACCGTCTTCAACCGTACCCAGTCCAAGACCCAGCCTCTCCTCGACATGGGCGCTCGCTACGCTCCTTCCCCTGTCGAACTTGCTTCCCAATCTGATGTCGTCTTCTCCATCGTCGGCTATCCCTCTGACGTTCGTTCCGTCCTCATCGGCTCCTCCGGAGCCCTCCAGGGCCTCCGCCCCGGCGGCATCCTCGTCGATATGACCACCAGCGATCCTTCTCTTGCCGTTGAGATCTCCGATGCCGCTTCCTCAAAGGGCTGTGTCTCCGTCGATGCCCCCGTCTCCGGCGGTGACCGTGGTGCTAAGGCTGGAACTCTGGCCATCTTCGCCGGAGGTGATGAATCGTTGGTCCGTAGTCTTAAGCCTTTGTTCGATTGTATGGGAAAGGTGAATTACATGGGCGGACCGGGGAAAGGTCAGTTCGCAAAGCTCGCGAACCAGATAACGATTGCGTCGACGATGATGGGTTTGGTGGAAGGAATGATGTATGCCCACAAGGCAGGGCTGGATGTTGGGCTCTACTTGGATGCCATTTCTACAGGAGCCGCCGGCTCCAAGTCGTTGGATTTGTATGGGAGTAGGATTCTCAAGAGGGATTTTGAGGCTGGATTTTTCGTGAATCACTTCGTCAAGGATTTAGGCATCTGTTTGAGGGAATGCCAGAACATGGGTCTTGCTCTTCCTGGCTTGGCTCTCGCTCAGCagctctatctctctcttcaggcTCATGGTGAGGGGAGTTTGGGCACCCAAGCTCTCATTTTGGCTCTTGAACGCCTCAACAACGTTTCCCTCCAATCTTCTATATGA
- the LOC122654228 gene encoding probable signal peptidase complex subunit 2 yields MQEKKGEMASNGDSSNKNPKKANLMDPHSIKHLLDETATEIVTSRGYVEDVRMSNVRLFMGAIIIIIALVAQFYPKKFPENRDFLIGCIMLYIALNGLLQLITYSKEKNAILFTYPLPGSFNSTGLVVSSKLPRFSDIYTLSVASADPKSVSAKKPVQFTKSVTQWFTNDGVLVEGLFSKDVDGLINQYSGESRKNK; encoded by the exons ATgcaggagaagaagggagagatggCGAGCAACGGTGACTCTTCTAACAAGAACCCTAAAAAAGCGAATTTGATGGATCCTCACTCTATCAAACATCTTCTCGACGAAACCGCTACAGAG ATCGTTACCAGTCGCGGATACGTGGAAGATGTGAGGATGAGCAATGTGAGATTGTTCATGGGAGCCATCATCATAATCATTGCTCTCGTGGCTCAGTTCTACCCAAAGAAGTTCCCTGAGAACAGAGATTTTCTAATCGGATGCATCATGTT GTATATTGCCCTCAATGGATTGTTGCAGCTGATCACATACTCTAAGGAGAAGAATGCAATCCTGTTTACCTATCCCCTCCCT GGATCCTTTAATAGCACTGGGCTGGTAGTTTCTTCTAAGTTGCCAAGATTCTCTGACATTTACACATTGTCAGTAGCCAGTGCAGACCCAAAATCAGTCTCTGCTAAGAAACCTGTCCAGTTCACAAAGAGTGTCACTCAATG GTTTACCAATGATGGAGTTCTGGTTGAGGGTCTGTTCTCGAAAGATGTAGATGGACTAATCAACCAGTATTCAGGAGAATCTAGGAAGAACAAGTGA